A region of Gemmatimonadota bacterium DNA encodes the following proteins:
- a CDS encoding GNAT family N-acetyltransferase, with product MPPLISPLSRPASDDDLRDLAALLVDAVEAGAAVSFLPPLAPADAIAWWQETLAGLAPRAVVLVARDADGIVATVQFQPAWARNQPHRAEVVKLLVHRRARRQGLGRALMVAIEAAARTAGFGLLTLDTKGGDPAEQLYRDLGWIAAGTIPGFAIDPDGVTPHDAVVFYKPLR from the coding sequence GTGCCGCCACTGATCTCGCCGCTCTCGCGTCCCGCCTCGGACGACGACCTCCGGGACCTCGCCGCGCTCCTCGTGGACGCGGTGGAGGCGGGGGCGGCGGTCAGCTTCCTCCCCCCACTCGCGCCAGCCGATGCGATCGCCTGGTGGCAGGAGACCCTCGCCGGGCTGGCCCCGCGCGCGGTGGTGCTGGTCGCACGCGACGCCGACGGGATCGTCGCCACGGTCCAGTTCCAGCCGGCCTGGGCGCGCAACCAGCCGCACCGTGCCGAGGTGGTGAAGCTGCTCGTCCACCGACGGGCGCGGCGGCAGGGACTGGGGCGCGCGCTCATGGTGGCAATCGAGGCCGCGGCCCGGACCGCCGGCTTTGGCCTGCTGACCCTCGACACCAAGGGGGGTGACCCGGCCGAGCAGCTCTATCGCGACCTCGGCTGGATCGCGGCGGGGACCATCCCGGGCTTCGCCATCGACCCGGACGGCGTCACGCCGCACGATGCCGTGGTCTTCTACAAGCCGCTCCGGTAG
- a CDS encoding antibiotic biosynthesis monooxygenase encodes MNNHVVWTLDMQVAPGRQADLRALMHEMAAATEANEPGTLDYEWSLSQDGTTCHLFERYVDCAAAEIHMATFGEKYAARFMELLTPTRVILYGRPNAAIREGLASVGAVYFPPAAGFSR; translated from the coding sequence GTGAACAACCACGTCGTCTGGACGCTCGACATGCAGGTCGCCCCTGGCCGCCAGGCAGACCTGCGCGCCCTCATGCACGAGATGGCCGCCGCGACCGAGGCGAATGAGCCCGGTACGCTCGATTATGAATGGAGCCTCAGCCAGGACGGCACCACCTGCCACCTCTTCGAGCGCTATGTCGATTGCGCCGCCGCCGAGATCCACATGGCGACCTTCGGCGAGAAGTACGCCGCCCGCTTCATGGAACTGCTCACCCCGACGCGCGTGATCCTCTATGGCCGGCCCAATGCCGCCATCCGCGAGGGGCTCGCGTCGGTCGGTGCCGTCTATTTCCCGCCCGCGGCGGGGTTCAGCCGCTAG
- a CDS encoding DUF4199 domain-containing protein: MRKFVLTYGLIAGAMLSAMMLLTLPFMDAIGFDYGMLVGYTTMVAAFLMVYFGVRSYRDGSPDGRITFGHAFRVGLLITLVATVCYVATWELIYYKLAPDFGDKFAAHTVEQARASGATEAEIAKRTQEMAEFRVQYQKPLVNIAYTFLEPLPVGLLFTLGTAWRLSRRRRDDSVAAA; encoded by the coding sequence ATGCGGAAGTTCGTGTTGACCTACGGCCTGATCGCCGGCGCCATGCTGTCGGCGATGATGCTCCTGACCCTGCCGTTCATGGATGCGATCGGCTTCGACTACGGCATGCTGGTCGGCTACACCACGATGGTGGCCGCCTTCCTGATGGTCTACTTCGGCGTCCGGTCGTATCGTGACGGCAGCCCGGACGGCCGGATCACATTCGGGCATGCCTTCCGGGTCGGGCTCCTGATCACCCTCGTCGCGACCGTCTGCTACGTCGCGACCTGGGAGCTCATCTACTACAAGCTGGCGCCGGACTTCGGCGACAAGTTCGCGGCCCACACCGTCGAGCAGGCGCGGGCGAGCGGGGCGACCGAAGCGGAGATCGCCAAGCGGACACAAGAAATGGCCGAGTTCAGGGTCCAGTACCAGAAGCCGCTGGTCAACATCGCCTACACCTTCCTCGAGCCGCTGCCGGTCGGGCTCCTCTTCACGCTCGGCACGGCGTGGCGGCTCTCCCGGCGGCGGCGCGACGACTCGGTCGCGGCGGCGTAG
- a CDS encoding DUF1080 domain-containing protein: MTRPTLLALVATLAIAPLGTPALVAQSRAPLIGRWDMTVTVPGRHTSAWLEVRHSGRSMLVGQVMLLAGSARPIAKVEFAATTGEFRFVIPPQWNDAEGDNTFTGRVVGDSISGTVTFGSGRSLAFRGVRAPSLRRTTPVVWGAPIALLGGTTLTEWKPLGESPSQWTLAQGILRNAKAGADLVTTRAFGDFKLHVEFRYPPGSNSGVYLRGRYEVQIEDTPGAEPEIDGLGAIYGMITPNQNAAKKPGEWQSFDITLVGRTVTVVLNGKTIICEREIPGFTGGALDADEAKPGPLYLQGDHGVIEYRRIIITPAK, encoded by the coding sequence ATGACTCGCCCGACCCTGCTCGCCCTGGTTGCCACGCTGGCGATCGCCCCACTCGGCACACCCGCGCTCGTGGCGCAATCCCGCGCCCCGCTGATCGGTCGCTGGGACATGACTGTCACCGTGCCGGGTCGGCACACCTCGGCGTGGCTCGAGGTCCGGCACAGTGGCCGCAGCATGCTGGTCGGTCAAGTGATGCTGCTCGCCGGCAGCGCCCGGCCGATCGCCAAGGTCGAGTTCGCGGCGACCACCGGCGAGTTCCGATTCGTGATTCCGCCGCAGTGGAACGATGCTGAAGGCGACAACACCTTCACCGGCCGCGTGGTCGGCGATTCCATCAGCGGGACCGTCACCTTTGGGAGTGGCCGGTCATTGGCGTTCCGAGGCGTGCGCGCCCCGAGCCTGCGCCGCACCACGCCCGTCGTCTGGGGTGCCCCGATCGCCCTGCTCGGCGGCACGACGCTCACCGAGTGGAAGCCGCTCGGCGAGAGCCCGAGTCAGTGGACGCTGGCGCAGGGCATTCTCCGCAATGCCAAGGCCGGGGCGGACCTGGTGACGACGCGGGCCTTCGGCGACTTCAAGCTGCACGTCGAGTTCCGCTACCCGCCGGGCAGCAACAGCGGCGTCTACCTGCGTGGCCGGTATGAAGTGCAGATCGAGGACACGCCTGGTGCCGAACCGGAGATCGACGGCCTCGGCGCGATCTACGGCATGATCACCCCGAACCAGAACGCCGCGAAGAAGCCGGGCGAGTGGCAGAGCTTTGACATCACGCTCGTCGGCCGCACCGTGACCGTCGTCCTCAACGGCAAGACGATCATCTGCGAGCGGGAAATTCCCGGCTTCACGGGCGGCGCGCTCGACGCCGACGAGGCGAAGCCCGGCCCGCTCTACCTGCAGGGCGACCATGGCGTCATCGAGTATCGGCGCATCATCATCACCCCGGCGAAGTGA
- a CDS encoding DNA-binding response regulator, with product MRSGPVTNRHWSVDVSFPPARPASRATTILRYGLLGGLLIAALQAVEYRWLVLDHSVQIYGGLVAALFAAFGIWLGRRVTAAKERVVVQEVLVPAAADFVRDDRKVASLGLTPRELEILELIAAGLSNREIGERVHVSENTVKTHSSRVFAKLGAQRRTQAVQLGKELRLIP from the coding sequence CAATCGCCACTGGAGCGTGGACGTGTCATTCCCCCCCGCGCGGCCGGCCTCCCGCGCCACCACCATCCTCCGCTACGGCCTCCTCGGCGGCCTCCTCATCGCCGCGCTCCAGGCGGTCGAGTACCGCTGGCTGGTCCTCGATCACTCCGTGCAGATCTACGGCGGCCTCGTCGCCGCCCTCTTCGCCGCCTTCGGCATCTGGCTCGGCCGCCGGGTGACCGCGGCCAAGGAACGGGTGGTCGTGCAGGAGGTCCTCGTTCCGGCGGCGGCCGACTTCGTCCGCGACGACCGCAAGGTCGCCTCGCTCGGCCTGACCCCCCGCGAGCTCGAGATCCTCGAGCTGATTGCCGCCGGTCTCAGCAATCGGGAAATCGGCGAGCGGGTCCACGTCAGCGAGAACACCGTCAAGACCCACTCGAGCCGTGTTTTCGCCAAGCTGGGCGCGCAGCGCCGGACCCAGGCCGTCCAGCTCGGGAAAGAGCTCCGCCTCATCCCCTGA
- a CDS encoding MFS transporter, with translation MPDIALPTSEDASRRRILTVLFVGVFMAALDAAVVAPAIPALRAAFGVDNRQIGLVTIVFSLCSMSSTALMANLSDRFGRRAIYLLDIAAFAIGSLVVARSSSFGMLLVGRAVQGMGAGGITPTASAVVGDTFPPAERGKILGLIGATFGMAFLVGPVVASLLLVVASWQWIFLINLPIAAIVFFMSARALPSKVNDVAHPPFDYAGITTLALMLTTLTLGINRALDTALGQTLWPMLLATSAVALPLLLLIERRAAQPIVPLTLFVTRQLRTTWALCVGAGFGMGSVIFITSIAVAAFNTPSKKAGLLLLPLVLCSAAASAGFGRIQHRLGARAVMLWGFGTLGIGSGLIGFFAAHFWMYMLATLFIGTGVGIVVGGTLRTVVLNEVTARERSAAQALVNIGIAIGNLMVVAVLSFLADRAGGGLEGLSVAYRAATVVMLLMMVISLRLQPSAADAHAG, from the coding sequence ATGCCCGACATCGCCCTGCCCACCAGCGAAGACGCCTCCCGGCGCCGCATTCTCACGGTGCTCTTCGTCGGCGTCTTCATGGCGGCGCTCGACGCCGCCGTGGTGGCGCCGGCGATCCCCGCCCTCCGGGCGGCGTTCGGGGTCGACAACCGGCAGATCGGCCTGGTCACGATCGTCTTCTCGCTCTGCTCGATGAGCAGCACCGCGTTGATGGCCAACCTCAGCGACCGATTCGGCCGACGGGCGATCTACCTGCTCGACATCGCCGCCTTCGCGATCGGCTCGCTGGTGGTCGCGCGGTCGAGCTCGTTCGGCATGCTGCTGGTTGGCCGTGCAGTGCAGGGGATGGGCGCCGGCGGGATCACGCCGACTGCGAGTGCCGTCGTGGGAGACACCTTCCCCCCGGCGGAACGCGGCAAGATCCTCGGTTTGATCGGTGCCACCTTCGGGATGGCCTTTCTGGTCGGGCCCGTGGTCGCCTCGCTGTTGCTGGTGGTGGCCAGCTGGCAGTGGATCTTCCTGATCAACCTGCCGATCGCTGCCATCGTCTTCTTCATGAGTGCCCGGGCGTTGCCGTCGAAGGTCAACGACGTCGCGCATCCGCCGTTCGACTACGCCGGGATCACCACGCTGGCACTCATGCTGACGACGCTGACCCTCGGCATCAATCGCGCGCTGGACACCGCCCTCGGCCAGACGCTGTGGCCGATGCTGCTGGCCACCTCCGCCGTCGCCCTGCCGCTGCTCCTGCTGATCGAACGACGCGCCGCGCAGCCGATCGTCCCGCTGACGCTGTTCGTCACCCGGCAGCTGCGCACCACCTGGGCCCTCTGCGTCGGCGCCGGCTTCGGGATGGGGAGCGTCATCTTCATCACGTCGATCGCGGTCGCCGCCTTCAACACGCCGTCGAAGAAGGCGGGGCTGCTGCTGTTGCCGCTGGTGCTCTGCTCGGCGGCGGCCTCGGCGGGCTTCGGACGGATCCAGCATCGACTCGGTGCGCGGGCCGTGATGCTCTGGGGCTTTGGCACCCTCGGCATCGGCTCGGGGCTGATCGGCTTCTTCGCCGCGCACTTCTGGATGTACATGCTGGCGACGCTCTTCATCGGCACCGGCGTCGGCATCGTGGTCGGTGGCACGCTGCGCACGGTGGTGCTGAACGAGGTCACCGCGCGCGAGCGCAGCGCGGCCCAGGCCCTGGTCAACATCGGCATCGCGATCGGCAACCTGATGGTGGTCGCCGTGCTCTCCTTCCTCGCCGACCGCGCGGGGGGAGGACTCGAGGGGCTGAGCGTCGCCTACCGCGCGGCGACCGTCGTGATGCTGTTGATGATGGTGATCTCCCTGCGTCTGCAACCGAGCGCTGCGGATGCCCACGCCGGCTGA
- a CDS encoding VOC family protein: protein MSSLPPIPHGTGAHPIAMVSIAAKDLAASHAFYAGVFGWPMQALSAELIAAAPPAGPSVVLRTNLPEGFQAVVPFLDCADVATTLARVVAAGGSVERAPWPGPMGAQLARFTDPSGTIYGLASGLLAAKPPRIEMPFGTNPKPPAGAVCSLEMYAADGEAVTRFVGGLFGWGAAPTMPHFVGFDAGAGIGGVFQSHTPVAKSMAYIYSADVAASIAAIEAAGGKRMGDPMAIPGMGTFGYFTDVSGTAMGLIGP from the coding sequence ATGAGTTCCCTTCCCCCGATTCCCCACGGCACCGGCGCCCATCCGATCGCGATGGTGTCGATCGCCGCCAAGGACCTCGCCGCCTCGCACGCCTTCTATGCGGGCGTCTTCGGCTGGCCGATGCAGGCGCTCAGTGCGGAACTCATCGCCGCCGCACCGCCGGCCGGACCATCGGTCGTGCTCCGCACCAATCTCCCGGAGGGATTCCAGGCGGTGGTGCCGTTCCTCGACTGTGCTGATGTGGCGACGACGCTTGCTCGAGTCGTCGCGGCCGGCGGCAGTGTCGAGCGCGCCCCGTGGCCTGGTCCGATGGGTGCCCAGCTGGCGCGCTTCACCGATCCGTCCGGCACCATCTACGGCCTCGCCTCGGGGTTGCTCGCGGCCAAGCCGCCGCGGATCGAGATGCCGTTCGGCACCAACCCGAAGCCGCCGGCGGGCGCCGTCTGCAGCCTCGAGATGTACGCGGCCGATGGCGAGGCGGTGACACGATTCGTCGGCGGCCTCTTCGGTTGGGGCGCCGCGCCCACGATGCCGCACTTTGTCGGCTTCGACGCTGGCGCAGGCATCGGTGGCGTCTTCCAGTCCCACACGCCGGTCGCGAAGTCGATGGCGTACATCTACTCCGCCGACGTCGCGGCATCGATTGCGGCCATCGAAGCCGCGGGCGGCAAGCGCATGGGCGACCCGATGGCCATCCCGGGGATGGGGACCTTCGGCTACTTCACCGATGTCTCCGGCACGGCGATGGGATTGATCGGTCCCTGA
- a CDS encoding YdeI/OmpD-associated family protein translates to MTDAPIHFATAAAFRRWLRAHHATADHLIVRIAKAHALSSGIGYAEALDEALCVGWIDGVRRSLDADAYAIRFTPRRARSIWSLVNVAHVERLMAAGRMQPAGLAAFAARTPERTGIYSFEQEPGMLSSEELATFTKQRRAWKYFQEAAASYRRTSTHWVISAKRADTRARRLAELIACSDRHERIPSLRPTPRPAR, encoded by the coding sequence ATGACCGATGCGCCGATCCACTTCGCCACCGCGGCCGCGTTTCGCCGCTGGTTGCGCGCGCACCACGCGACCGCCGATCACCTGATCGTCCGGATTGCGAAGGCCCACGCCCTGTCGAGCGGGATCGGGTACGCCGAGGCGCTCGACGAGGCGCTGTGCGTGGGGTGGATCGATGGGGTGCGTCGCTCGCTCGATGCGGACGCCTACGCGATCCGCTTCACGCCGCGTCGCGCGCGATCCATCTGGAGCCTGGTGAACGTGGCCCATGTCGAACGACTGATGGCGGCAGGGCGAATGCAACCTGCCGGACTCGCCGCCTTTGCCGCGCGCACGCCGGAGCGCACCGGCATCTATTCGTTCGAGCAGGAACCGGGCATGCTCTCGTCGGAGGAGCTCGCCACCTTCACGAAGCAACGCCGGGCCTGGAAGTATTTTCAGGAGGCGGCCGCATCCTATCGGCGCACCAGTACGCACTGGGTGATCAGCGCCAAGCGCGCCGACACGCGGGCCCGGCGGCTCGCCGAATTGATTGCCTGCTCCGACCGCCACGAACGCATCCCGTCGCTGCGACCGACCCCGCGCCCCGCGCGCTGA
- a CDS encoding peroxiredoxin yields the protein MRIGETAPDFQAETTQGPISFHEWLGSSWGILFSHPKDFTPVCTTELGSMAALKPEFDKRNVKVIGLSVDPVERHGLWAKDIEETQGTAPNFPMIGDTTLAISKLYDMLPAAAGDASEGRTAADNQTVRTVYVIGPDKKIKLLLAYPMTTGRNFHEILRVVDSMQLTAAHRVATPANWVQGDKVIIAGSVTNDEAKMIYPDGWDEPKPYLRIVPQPKAAN from the coding sequence ATGCGCATCGGTGAGACCGCCCCGGACTTCCAGGCCGAGACCACTCAGGGCCCGATTTCGTTCCACGAGTGGCTCGGCAGCTCGTGGGGGATCCTCTTCTCCCACCCGAAGGACTTCACGCCGGTCTGCACCACCGAGCTCGGCTCGATGGCTGCGTTGAAGCCCGAGTTCGACAAGCGCAACGTGAAGGTGATCGGCCTCTCGGTCGATCCGGTCGAACGGCACGGCCTCTGGGCCAAGGACATCGAGGAGACGCAGGGCACCGCGCCGAACTTCCCGATGATCGGCGATACGACGCTGGCGATCTCGAAGCTGTACGACATGCTCCCCGCCGCGGCCGGCGACGCGTCGGAAGGCCGTACCGCCGCCGACAACCAGACGGTGCGCACGGTCTATGTCATCGGCCCCGACAAGAAGATCAAGCTGCTGCTCGCCTATCCGATGACCACCGGCCGCAACTTCCACGAGATCCTCCGCGTGGTCGACTCGATGCAACTGACGGCCGCGCATCGCGTCGCGACGCCAGCGAACTGGGTCCAGGGCGACAAGGTGATCATCGCCGGCTCGGTCACCAACGACGAAGCGAAGATGATCTACCCCGATGGCTGGGACGAACCCAAGCCCTACCTCCGTATCGTCCCCCAGCCGAAGGCGGCCAACTGA
- a CDS encoding nucleotide-binding protein: MRRAVPLFFLVATIGGCQPKAPEAPATPQAQQEAPQLATLTGPVLEQLQASPYIYLRLKTPTGEAWVAVPETKVETGATVTILNPMLMAGFESKTLKRTFDTIYFGTLSGGTTPAGSGAMGAAAPAVVVDKVEKARGADARTVAEAWAQREQLNGKTVTIRAVVVKYNEGVMGRNWIHLQDGSGDATKGTNDITVTSMDGVAMGATVTITGTVHINKDFGAGYSYAIIVEDAKVAKP; the protein is encoded by the coding sequence ATGCGCCGCGCCGTTCCCCTGTTCTTCCTTGTCGCGACGATCGGCGGCTGCCAACCGAAGGCTCCCGAAGCGCCAGCGACCCCGCAGGCCCAGCAGGAGGCGCCGCAGCTCGCCACCTTGACCGGCCCCGTGCTGGAGCAACTCCAGGCCTCGCCGTACATCTATCTGCGCCTCAAGACGCCGACCGGCGAGGCGTGGGTCGCCGTCCCGGAAACGAAGGTCGAGACTGGTGCCACGGTCACGATCCTCAATCCGATGTTGATGGCCGGCTTCGAGTCGAAGACGCTCAAGCGCACCTTCGACACGATTTACTTCGGGACGCTGAGTGGTGGCACCACCCCGGCGGGCAGCGGCGCCATGGGTGCCGCCGCACCGGCGGTCGTCGTTGACAAGGTCGAGAAGGCGCGCGGCGCCGATGCCCGCACCGTCGCCGAGGCGTGGGCCCAGCGGGAGCAGTTGAACGGGAAGACCGTCACCATCCGCGCGGTCGTGGTCAAGTACAACGAGGGCGTGATGGGGCGGAACTGGATCCACCTGCAGGATGGCAGCGGCGACGCGACCAAGGGGACCAACGACATCACCGTCACCTCGATGGATGGCGTCGCGATGGGCGCCACCGTCACGATCACCGGTACGGTGCACATCAACAAGGACTTCGGCGCCGGCTACAGCTACGCCATCATCGTCGAAGACGCCAAGGTCGCCAAGCCGTAG
- a CDS encoding serine hydrolase codes for MRRLLLALCLLPAAVPAQSPAAIDSIVNAALATFHTPGVAVAVVKDGKVIVARGYGVKKLGSPEPVGPDTRFGIASNTKAFTATALGILVEEGKLAWDAPVIRYLPEFAMYDPFVTRELTIRDLLVHRSGLGLGAGDLLWWPASTYTRTEVMQRLRYIKPATSFRTAYAYDNVLYLVAGEVIARVSGMTWEQFVQQRILARVGMTTSTVRHSDAAGTNDVATTHAEINGTLRVIAPMISDNTNPAGGINAGARDIAKWLLVQLDSGKLANGERLVSARTAREIWTGVTPMGAGPAAPELAPLAKQFNLYALGFQTNDFRGRKVVWHTGGLPGYLSFVAFIPEARVGVAVLTNSEATTFLAAGWSLLDYALGTTPPWDFIGGYSKLAARQQTMMAQQRKATSAARDSTKGPSLGLANYARTYEDAWYGDVVVSFANGKLRIAMSHTPQLQGELVHWQHDTFLARWDDREMRADAYVTFQLNPDGTIDQVKMVAADPETDFSFDFHDLLLKPKARR; via the coding sequence ATGCGCCGCCTGCTGCTGGCCCTCTGCCTCCTCCCCGCTGCCGTGCCGGCGCAGTCGCCAGCGGCGATCGACAGCATCGTCAATGCCGCCCTGGCCACCTTCCACACGCCCGGTGTCGCCGTCGCGGTCGTCAAGGACGGCAAGGTGATCGTCGCGCGTGGCTACGGCGTCAAGAAGCTCGGGTCGCCGGAACCCGTCGGCCCGGACACCCGCTTCGGCATCGCCTCCAACACCAAGGCGTTCACGGCCACCGCCCTCGGCATCCTCGTCGAGGAAGGGAAGCTGGCGTGGGATGCGCCGGTGATTCGCTATCTCCCCGAGTTCGCGATGTACGACCCCTTCGTCACCCGCGAGCTCACGATCCGCGACCTCCTCGTGCATCGCTCCGGCCTCGGACTCGGCGCCGGCGACCTCCTCTGGTGGCCCGCGTCGACCTACACGCGCACCGAAGTGATGCAGCGCCTCCGCTACATCAAGCCGGCCACCTCGTTCCGCACCGCCTACGCCTACGACAACGTCCTCTACCTCGTGGCGGGCGAGGTGATCGCGCGGGTGAGCGGGATGACATGGGAGCAGTTCGTGCAGCAGCGCATCCTCGCGCGCGTCGGGATGACAACAAGCACGGTCCGCCACTCCGACGCTGCGGGCACGAACGACGTCGCCACCACGCATGCCGAGATCAACGGCACGCTCCGGGTCATTGCCCCGATGATCAGCGACAACACCAACCCCGCCGGCGGGATCAACGCCGGCGCACGCGACATCGCCAAGTGGCTGCTGGTGCAGCTCGACAGCGGCAAGCTCGCCAACGGCGAACGTCTCGTGAGCGCCCGCACCGCGCGCGAGATCTGGACGGGCGTGACGCCAATGGGCGCCGGTCCGGCGGCTCCCGAACTGGCACCGCTCGCCAAACAGTTCAACCTCTACGCGCTCGGCTTCCAGACCAACGACTTCCGCGGCCGGAAGGTCGTGTGGCACACTGGTGGATTGCCGGGCTACCTCTCGTTCGTGGCGTTCATTCCCGAGGCGCGGGTCGGCGTGGCGGTGCTCACCAACAGCGAGGCCACCACTTTCCTCGCCGCCGGCTGGTCGCTGCTCGACTACGCGCTCGGCACCACCCCGCCCTGGGATTTCATCGGCGGCTATTCCAAGCTCGCCGCGCGCCAGCAGACGATGATGGCGCAGCAGCGGAAGGCGACCAGCGCCGCGCGCGACTCGACCAAGGGCCCTTCACTCGGCCTCGCCAACTATGCGCGTACCTATGAGGATGCGTGGTATGGTGACGTGGTGGTGAGTTTCGCGAATGGCAAGCTGCGGATTGCGATGAGCCACACGCCCCAGCTGCAGGGCGAACTGGTGCACTGGCAGCACGACACCTTTCTGGCGCGATGGGATGATCGCGAGATGCGCGCCGACGCCTATGTCACCTTCCAGCTGAATCCTGATGGCACCATCGATCAGGTCAAGATGGTGGCCGCCGATCCGGAGACCGACTTCTCCTTCGACTTCCACGACCTGCTGCTGAAGCCGAAGGCGCGCCGGTAG
- a CDS encoding CPBP family intramembrane metalloprotease has translation MPRASMLLRVALFWAAYLAILMLAAIPKGMVPPAWGSLVWGLVATPLLVFLTHFLARRTSPPLDNIGFVPTRASVGRLAVGLLIGCLTYAITLLVISVTVAPLHYTRTAMPAAGPLLLVLATTGLLATMEEVGFRGYSLRALLRVLPTWQAHLLVAVAFGATHLAFGWSWQTVVMGVIPSALLFGAVAQWSGGLAMPIGVHAAMNLARFATGEAGAPGVWRLVVDDASAAPLAEWAPIVATTMTLLAAAAVWVWSLRSDRHAPYLSGTTPES, from the coding sequence ATGCCTCGCGCCTCGATGCTGCTGCGGGTCGCGCTTTTCTGGGCGGCGTACCTCGCGATCCTCATGCTCGCCGCCATTCCGAAGGGGATGGTGCCGCCCGCATGGGGATCGCTCGTCTGGGGGCTGGTCGCGACGCCGCTCCTCGTGTTCCTCACGCACTTCCTCGCCAGGCGCACCTCGCCGCCGCTCGACAACATCGGCTTCGTGCCGACGCGCGCCAGCGTCGGCCGCCTTGCGGTCGGGCTGCTGATCGGATGCCTCACGTACGCCATCACGCTCCTCGTGATCTCCGTCACGGTCGCGCCGCTGCACTACACCCGCACGGCGATGCCGGCGGCGGGTCCGCTGCTGTTGGTCTTGGCGACCACCGGACTGCTCGCCACGATGGAGGAGGTCGGCTTTCGTGGCTACTCGCTGCGGGCCCTGCTGCGGGTGCTCCCGACCTGGCAGGCGCACCTGCTGGTGGCCGTGGCGTTTGGCGCCACGCATCTCGCCTTCGGCTGGAGTTGGCAGACGGTGGTGATGGGCGTGATCCCCAGCGCGCTGCTGTTTGGTGCCGTGGCGCAGTGGTCGGGAGGTCTGGCGATGCCGATCGGGGTGCATGCGGCAATGAACCTGGCCCGGTTCGCCACCGGTGAAGCCGGGGCACCGGGCGTATGGCGGCTCGTGGTGGATGACGCCAGTGCGGCACCGCTTGCCGAGTGGGCACCGATCGTCGCGACCACCATGACCCTCCTCGCAGCGGCGGCGGTCTGGGTCTGGTCCCTGCGATCAGACCGGCACGCCCCCTATCTTTCAGGGACTACCCCCGAGTCCTGA